GTCGGCGTGGATGGCAACGACCTGCCTTATGCCGGTGACAGCGCCGTGCTCGATCCCATCGGCGAGCCGCTGGTGGAGCTGGGGCCGCAGGAGCAGGTGGTGACCGTGACGGTGGATCCCGCTCCGCTGCTGGCGCATCGCGAGCGTTTCCCTGCGTGGATGGATGCCGACCGTTTCACGCTCGACGCGGATTGAGCTTTACGGCCGTGCGCGGTCATTCCGCGCGCGGCCTGGTCGCTGGTTTCGCCAGCGGCTTGCCCACCTCGAACTGCATGCGCTGGAAATCGATCGTCCAGTGATCGAATGCCTGCAGGATGTCGCCACCCAGCAAGTTCGTATCCTTCCCGGAGCCGGCGTTGCTCAGTGTGACGCTGATGGCCGGCAGCACCGTCTGCTGGTCGCCGATGCGCACGCGCACATCCGCCCAGGTGGCCGAATCGTTGATGTGTGAGCCGCCGGCGCCGGCCACGTGCTCCTTCTTTGTCTTCAGCCCCCTGACCAGCGACGGATGCTCCGACGCGAAGCGTGAGGAAAGCGCCGAGCGTGCGCCGCCGCTGTCGAGCTGCATGGCTACGGGCATGTCATCGAGCATCACATTCACGTAGAGATCGCTTCCCGCCATGCGCAGATTCCCGTCTGCGCTGGCGGACGCATCGCTGCGCGACGGCCGCAGGCTGCCATCGGCCGTGAACTCGAGGCGTTGCAACTGGCGCAGCACGGGGAAGCCGAGGATGGCGTCGATCTGGTAGCCGCCGGGCACCGGCATCTTGAGCTGCTCGTCGTCGAGCACCAGGAAGGCGACGTGGCTCAACGAGAGGCCGGCAAACGCGAAGTGGTCGGCGATGCCGATTCTCGACGTCACGGCCTGGCGACTGGCGCTGCCGACGCTGGCCGAACCGTCCAGCATGCGCAGACCCAGCCTGCGGGCCGTGGACAGCGATACGGTCGAAAGATTGGCCCCGGTATCCAGCACGGCTTCCTGCAGCTTGCCGTTGATGACGGCATTGGCGCGGGGCAGGCCGACCTTGTCGCGGGTCACCGTTACCACTTTGGGAGCATAGGCATCCACATGCTGTCGGGGCGCGGCGGCCAGTTGCTCGGCGATCACGGCCATCTGAAGTGCACTGGCGCGGTCATCGGCGCTTGCGTTCTGCTCGATCAGCGCACGCTCCCAGTGGCGCGCCGCGTCGGCGGCCTGCGGGTAATTGCCGTCGGCAAAGCTGGCATCGGCCACGATGGGCCACGCCACTGCACGGTCAGCCGGGGAGTGCGGACCACTCGCCAGATAACTCACCACCAGTCGGTGCGCTTGCGCGGCGTCCAGCTGCGTCGCCGCCAATCGCGCCTGCGCCAGCAGGGACAACCCCTGATCCGCCATGCGGGGGAGCGCAGCCGCCAGGGCGAAGACCTCGCCGTCCGCGGCGTGGAGCAGCGCGTCCTCGGCCTGCTGCCTGGAAAGCGGGGGCGATGCCGTCGTGTCCGCGGTTGGGGTGATGGGGCCGGCCGAGACGGCCAGGCAGGAGAGCGAGAGGAGCAGGGCCAGTGGCGCGCGCTTCATGGTATGGTACCTGTATGACGGACAAAAATTATCGTAATACAGAAAAAAATGCTCATGCAACAGCATTGCGTCTGACACGTGCGGCGCGCCGGCTTGCGCTGGCCTGCTGGCTGGCGGCCGTGGCCTGCCTGGTGACCACGGCGGCAGGCATCTGGGGCAAGGGAAATGGGGGCGATGGTGTGGCGGCGCTGCTGTCGACCGGCGGCCTGCCGCACGCGTGGGCCGCGTTGATGGCGGCCGTGCTGGCGCTGGTGACCAGTGCGGCATTGGCAGAGCTGGCGCGCATGCTTGGGCGCGTGCGGCCGGATGCGCTGTTCTCCAGCGCGGCGACGAAACACTTCCGGCGATTCGCTGGCCTGCTGATGCTGGCGGCCGTACTTCGCGTGGTGTTGCCAGCAGCCGCAAGGCTATGGCTGGCGTCGCAATCGGGCGCGCATTCGGCCAGCCTGGAATTCAACGGCGACGACCTGCTGTCGTTGCTGCCTGCTGCGGTGTTCTTCTTCGTGGCGCGCCTCTTCGACGAAGCGGCGCGGCTCGAAGACGATCAGCGTTCAATCGTGTGAGGCGCTGATGGCTATCGTGGTCCGACTCGATGTCATGCTGGCGATGCGCAAGGTGCGCTCGCGCGAACTTGCCGAATTCGTCGGTATTACCGAATCCAATCTGTCCTTGCTCAAGTCAGGCCACGTGCGTGGCGTGCGTTTCGAAACGCTCAGCAAGATCTGCGAATTCCTCCAATGCCAGCCGGGCGACCTGTTGGCTTATGAGCCGGACGGAGAGGCGCAGGAAAGTTGAAGCCGGATAAACGAATCCCTGCGCGAGGCAGGGATTCGTGGGCTTACAGGATGGACAGCACCGCTTCGGGTGGACGCCCGATGGCAGCCTTGCCGTTGGACACCACGATGGGGCGTTCGATCAGGCGCGGATGGCTGGCCATCGCTGCGATCAGCGCGGTGTCATCGAGCGACGGATCGTCGAGGCCCAGCTCGGTGTACTCGGCTTCGCTCTTGCGCATCAGCTCGCGCGGCGTCATGCCCAGCATGTCGAGCAATTGCGCCAGCTCGTCCGTGCCCGGCGGGGTGTCGAGGTAATTGATCACATCGCACACCACGCCACGCTCCTGGAGCAGCGACAGCGTGGCGCGTGACTTGGAGCAGCGGCTGTTGTGATAGATCCGCACGCTCACGGCAGGCCTCAGCGGTTGCCGCCGC
The nucleotide sequence above comes from Dyella telluris. Encoded proteins:
- a CDS encoding helix-turn-helix domain-containing protein, translating into MAIVVRLDVMLAMRKVRSRELAEFVGITESNLSLLKSGHVRGVRFETLSKICEFLQCQPGDLLAYEPDGEAQES
- a CDS encoding retropepsin-like aspartic protease family protein codes for the protein MKRAPLALLLSLSCLAVSAGPITPTADTTASPPLSRQQAEDALLHAADGEVFALAAALPRMADQGLSLLAQARLAATQLDAAQAHRLVVSYLASGPHSPADRAVAWPIVADASFADGNYPQAADAARHWERALIEQNASADDRASALQMAVIAEQLAAAPRQHVDAYAPKVVTVTRDKVGLPRANAVINGKLQEAVLDTGANLSTVSLSTARRLGLRMLDGSASVGSASRQAVTSRIGIADHFAFAGLSLSHVAFLVLDDEQLKMPVPGGYQIDAILGFPVLRQLQRLEFTADGSLRPSRSDASASADGNLRMAGSDLYVNVMLDDMPVAMQLDSGGARSALSSRFASEHPSLVRGLKTKKEHVAGAGGSHINDSATWADVRVRIGDQQTVLPAISVTLSNAGSGKDTNLLGGDILQAFDHWTIDFQRMQFEVGKPLAKPATRPRAE
- the arsC gene encoding arsenate reductase (glutaredoxin) (This arsenate reductase requires both glutathione and glutaredoxin to convert arsenate to arsenite, after which the efflux transporter formed by ArsA and ArsB can extrude the arsenite from the cell, providing resistance.), with translation MSVRIYHNSRCSKSRATLSLLQERGVVCDVINYLDTPPGTDELAQLLDMLGMTPRELMRKSEAEYTELGLDDPSLDDTALIAAMASHPRLIERPIVVSNGKAAIGRPPEAVLSIL
- a CDS encoding DUF2975 domain-containing protein, which translates into the protein MRLTRAARRLALACWLAAVACLVTTAAGIWGKGNGGDGVAALLSTGGLPHAWAALMAAVLALVTSAALAELARMLGRVRPDALFSSAATKHFRRFAGLLMLAAVLRVVLPAAARLWLASQSGAHSASLEFNGDDLLSLLPAAVFFFVARLFDEAARLEDDQRSIV